The Salvelinus namaycush isolate Seneca chromosome 5, SaNama_1.0, whole genome shotgun sequence genome segment tttctccatgatgtcaagcaacgaggcacctcagtttgaaggtagaccttgaaatacatccacaggtacacctccaattgactcaaatgatatcaaaaagcttatcagaagcttctaaaaccatgacagaattttctagaattttccaagctgtttaaaacctttctaggacacacgttccgctagcggaacccccccaacattccgctgaaaaggcagcgcgggaaattcaaaaatatttttttgaaatatttaactttcacacattaacaagtccaatacagcaaatgaaagataaacatcttgttaatctacccatcgtagatgacccactggaattgtgatacggtgatttataagataaataatctgtctgtaaacaattgttggaaaaattacttgtgtcatgcacaaagtagatgtcctaaccaacttgccaaagctatagtttgttaacaagacagtggtggagtggttgaaaaacgagttttaatgactacaacatAAGTGTATATaaaattccgacttcaaatgtacatgCAGTATGcgcctacagtagaaacgacagcacgatatacagaaaataaggaacttactttgataggaactcacacatgtccaaagttattatttgtaaggaaaacaacaagttAGGCAAAGCTAGCACCAGCAAGAAAATGTTCCAATTCCTGCAAGACTGAGCAAATATATGCATACATGATTTGTGCAAACATGAGTGAAGTGCGGTGGGCTCTCCTCGAAGAGAGAAGTTTATCTGGCTCAGttaagcctcaaacataaattgtacGCAACACtgaatgtgaattaatgaggaggcttAACACACCTCTATTTAAACAGTTGGAAAATACAACTTgtttgaaaataatttgaaacTGACAAGTTGAAACACAGCCTATAGATTATTAGTAGGCAGCGCATGTTAACTACCCTGTTGCGtaataatcacattttggaacagtgagtgcattctgacatcacgtgcataaaacaactcacgctggggcgaccgtttcAGACTCACGTGTGAAAAGGTTCAATTTCCAACTTTATTTACATTGTTGCCACCAGCCAGAATGTTAAATCATGGCAGCCTTGCGGCACTGTGTACAGCTTTGTGAAATGTTAAGCTTAACATGAGAAAATGACAACCAAATAGGCCTACCAATAAACATGTATCCATTTGCTAAAGCAAAGCTATACGCTACATGCCCTGGCACCACAGAAAGCCTATCATCGATCCGATAGGCAACCGCATAGATATGTCccaatttcagcaccatggacagtggtTGGTAGTCTACATTTTGTGAGTGGCTCTCTGGCTGATGCATTTTATGTTTATTGTAGGGAGTGGGGGGCCCACTCCAACCTTGCGGGGGTCCAGAGAAACTGCATAACGCCAGGGTATAGGACAAATACTTCAAAACATTATGATTTATTTTTGGACTGTCTGTTTTGCGAATATTAAATGTGTTAATGTTTCTATGGATTAtagcagtaaaggccaaattcaatgtttcatcaaatatatatatatatatttttttatatatacctacaggggtcctcAAATTCAAGTGGCTAAATTATCAATTTGATGacgaccatcttaaaacaattgcaTATATTAACTTAGTAGATAATgcaacactttatgttggtgttgtctttattttggcagttacctatatTTACCTCCAAGAAAACCTATGAGCAACCAACGGTGTATGTTTGTATGGGAATGAATGCCACCTGACAGTACAGTTTCAAAACAGTAAAACTGTTGAGCTAAGAAAGTTAGTTTAttttttttgagggggggggggggacaacagAATAAAAGATACAGTAAGAAATTATCAAAATGCAGAAAAAaatgaatatacaacagtcaatTCATTAATTAACTTGATATAGTCCCCTTTATAACTGTCCTTTCAGTTCTGGAAAAATGACAAATACAAAAAGCATGAAGACATACAATCAGTGTCAGTTGTCATTTAAATAAAGCAAAATCACAGTAGGCGTTACAGTAAATTAAGGAAGTTAACTATAtgtactacatactgtatgtataacaACAAATGTGTGGGTGTGGAGGGGGGTGTATGATGATCCATTTATGTAGAATACATTTCAttctatttatttatgtattccATGTGGAAGCAGCATCACTCTTTAATCATCCATGACAAATTTCCCCACCTGGTCAATAAAGTATATCAGATCAGTGCTCTTTAAGCTGCAGGGTTAGTGGTGACCTCCTCCAGCAGAGGCTTATACTGCTCCAGGTCCCGGATGTTCTGCAACATATCAGAACAAAGTTACATATTACTTGGCAGGACACAACAAACATTACCTTGGTTGTGTGTGTATCTACATATCCGTATTCTACTTCCATTTGTATGGCCGTTGTATTCGCTCTGTTCAAGGGTTCTCTGTTCATACCTCTTTTCCCTCCTTTCCATTCTTGTACAAAGCCTTGATACCCAACACCGCAGAGCTTATGGTGACACAAAGCTGAAGGACTGCAAGGACGATGAGCACGATGTCCAAGGCATTCATCAACATCTAATGGTAGAACAAACACATTTGAACATATTGACAGTTGACTGGATTGTTTAGCAAGATAGTGCTGTTGGTGAACACTGGAAAatacagaaacagactggcatacCAGCTATTAGAATGTGCTTTAAACATGGTACCCACTATCTCTGTTTAAGGACACGTGTTCATTGCTAAATTAAGCAGTTTGATCCTTCTAATCAAATGTTCATATATTTTACTTAAAACAGACATGGGACACCTTCCTCACATGATGGATATCATTAAAAAACTTAATTGAAAAGCACTCACCTGTGCAATCTGCTTGGCATCTTTGCATTTCGCCAAGAGTCTATCCCTCTCCGGATCACTGGGTGGTTTTGTCACCTGGCCGCCATAGTAGTCATCTCGCCAGTTGTAGTTGTCACCATTGCAAATCCACCAGAAATTGTAGTTTGCAAGGTCTACAGCATACAGCACAATTCCAGTAATGGCCAGAGCAGCACCTGACAGGTTCATCAAAACATTGATGCCCACCTAAAACACAATCAGGGAATATAAAACCAGTTTGACTCAACTGAGTAAACCACAGAGGTCTAGATATCTCAGATATTCAGTTGATGATTATAATTCAGCTGGATCAGATTGAATGATTGTTCAATGGAGGAAGGGAATGAGGCTAAGGAATGACAGGAAAGAGTTAAAGGTATGTGCATCAGTGAACAACTCACCAAGCAGGGACTGGGGAACTTCTCAGCCAAGATACACATGATGCCAACTGCTATAAACTAAGTAGAAGGCACACATATCAAAATCAAATACGAACAACCTACAATCAACACATTATTTGTCCTTATAAATAACAAAAATGTCATAAGAATAAAACAGATTTGACTTTAAccctgttattttatttaaaaaagacTAAGTGTGGGTAGGCAGTTACTTATTATTCCTGGTTTTGTTTACTGTGGTTATAACTCCAAGTGAAATCACGTGCTTCCATACTAAACATGATGACATGGTAAACGATAACAAAATAAAGTAAGCTTACCACACCACCAAGCCAATAAGGAACCCCATTCCATCGCAGTGAGCTAGAATAATCCGTGCTAACAAGGATTGCTCCCAAGCCAATGTTGAGAACTCCCACCATGATCTGTATAGTCTGTgaaagaaaataataattttagaaatctctctctcacttccgaTGACAAATGCAACATAGTGATGATAGACATgtatgttgtggtgtgtgtgtgtgtgttaatttaGTTCACCCACCCCCAGAGCTGTCTGGGAACTTGCTTGGAGCCTCCGCAGTCCCTGGGACACAGAGCATGATGGGCTGTAGCACAAGGTCCCAAGTATTTGACACAGCAGGGGCCAATTGCTTCCTTCTTTAGAGTTCACAGTAAATACAGTCACCCCTCCACCTTTGGTCACAGTCACTGACATGCTGGCCACTCTTGGTTACACAGCTCTAAAACAAAAGGCAGAACAATCACCTTAATGTTAAAATAAGTGTGTATGCCTTATACTGTCATGATGTTAAAAGGTGCACATTCATTCCAATAACATCTGAAAAATTCTGTGTTGTATCTGTAGGATACAACCTTTTTTTAAAGGACCAACTATCCATTCCGTTAGAGAATGTATTGCATTGTACAGCACTCTGAATATGACCTAAATAAGGGCTCTCTTGTTGTCACTGCTACAGTGTGTATTGGGTCATAGTGACTAACAGGTTCCATCCCACGTGGACAACATTAAAGTGAATCTACccattattttgttgctttgctTTCCTTCATTGCGGTAATCTCTTGCCTCATTGAAAGATGATAGGAGATAGGGCATGTCATAAAGTGTGGTGATGAGTGGGTGTAGAGACTATGCTACACATGAGCAGGAAGTGCACAACATAAAACCCCCTCTTCTGGAAAATTACTTGAAACAGGGGAAACTCACATAATCCACTTCAAATGTATAGCACCCATCTGGGtgattttattttacctttatttaaccaggtagggtaggtgagaacaagttctcatttacaactgcgacctggccaagaaaaggAGATatacacatacaacaacacagagttacacatggaataaacaaacatacagtcaataatacagtagaaaaaaaacaccaatggcagccattttgaattAGAAAGCACTCCACCCATTTTGTACCAAATAGGCTACAGGTATTTACAAATAGTGTTTAATTATTTTTAGTTAGCAGCAGAAAGTACACATACCATATAATGTCCCAGTAAACCAGATTAAACAGTACTGTAAAATACAGTACTATCCAGGAGTTACACATCCGTCTGTCAGTGGTGGAGTTCGTTTTGCATGTCCCGGTGCCCCGGGTGTGTAGAGATTTcacttaaggaccaatggaatggtttAAAATAAGCAAACTCTGCCCACCAGGCCATGCAAAACAAACTCAACCATTGGGTGTTCCAAAACACTCAAATCCCTCCCCCTGACTCACAAAAGAATGTAAACCACGACAAATGTTTGCATAGATTATAACTGCTGAACTTTGCAGTGTGAATTGTTTAATATCATCTATTTATTTACTATTTTGTAATTACATCATTTCTTTTTGAGAGCATGAAACAACTACACACAGATTTAAATTCACTCAAAACGTattattcaaaatatattttagagaaaagcaggtgggaccattctagccaatgagagggccgACACATGTGAACAACATGCTTGAACGTGTTAtatgatgagtcctctatctatctatgacaacaggcacaactctgaTATTAAGTCATTTTTTTCAAAGTTGCCAAAATGCCACGTccgtatgtatatatatatatatatatatatatatatatatatatatatatatatatatatatatatatgtttgtatATAGCAAGCATGAGCTAGCTAACTacgtaactagctaacgttagcttgtgaGTATTTTAGCTACCATGGTTAGAAGTGACTGAaataggggcctcccgagtggcgcagtggtctaaggcactgcatcgcagtgcttgctGTGTCACTAGAGGTTCTGGTTCtgtcgagtccaggctctgtcgcagccggccgtgaccgggagatccatggggcagtgcacaattgtcgcagcgtcatccgggttagaggtgggtttggccagcagggatttTCTTCTCCCATCTCACACTAGTGACTcatgtggcgggccaggcgcagtgcacactgacacggtcgccaggtgtatggtgtttcctctgacacattggtgcggctggttacTAGGTTAAGCGGgcaatgtgtcaagaagcagtgcagcttggctgggttgtgtttcggaggacgcacggctctcgaccttcgcctctcccgagtccgtacgggggatgcagcgatgggacaagactgtaactaccaattggataccatgagattggggagaaaaagaaaaTCGTCACAAAATCGGGGTAAAACCCGAACCCATCattgaaagatgagactctcacaacaGTGTCGGTTGTTTGACTCTTTGACATCAACAAGCTTTACATCTGAACTCTCTGTCGCAGACGTCCTCATTTCGAAGAGGTCTTCTCACAAAACCGACACTCTCATGAACACAAAGGTGTCGGTTGTTCTGCTCTATGAGTCACACAAGCTTCAGTGGAGTCATTTGAAGGTAACCCTAAAAGTGCATAGGGGGTCAAATGTGCCACGAATAACATGACCAAACATGAGTCtagattattttatttatttgttttcctATATTTCTCAGATATAGGACCACTGGCGTACCGGACACCCCTCCACAGTTACAGAGAGGGtacaaactcacgtcctgaccaactaacacatacaaaactaacagaaaacaggtcaggaacgtgacacatacatacacacagttgaagtcggaagtttaggtacaccttagccaaatacatttagactcagtttttcacaattcctgacatttaatcctagtaaagattccctgtcttaggtcagttaggatcaccacttcattttatgtcagaataatagtagagagagtgatttatttcagcttttatttctttcatcacattcccagtgggtcataagtttacatacactcaataagtatttggtagcattgcctttaaattgtttaacttgggtcaaacatttcgggtagccttccacaagcttcccacaataagttgggtgacttttgtcccattcctcctgacagagctggtttaactgagtcaggtttgtaggcctccttgctcgcacatgcttattcagttctgcccacaaacgttctataggattgaggtcagggctttgtgatggccactc includes the following:
- the LOC120048403 gene encoding transmembrane protein 176A-like isoform X2 → MSVTVTKGGGVTVFTVNSKEGSNWPLLCQILGTLCYSPSCSVSQGLRRLQASSQTALGTIQIMVGVLNIGLGAILVSTDYSSSLRWNGVPYWLGGVFIAVGIMCILAEKFPSPCLVGINVLMNLSGAALAITGIVLYAVDLANYNFWWICNGDNYNWRDDYYGGQVTKPPSDPERDRLLAKCKDAKQIAQMLMNALDIVLIVLAVLQLCVTISSAVLGIKALYKNGKEGKENIRDLEQYKPLLEEVTTNPAA